CGGGCGGCCTGCCGGGCTGGGCCCCCGCGCCCGAGCACACCGGCCCGCTGCACGCGCCCGAACAGCTCAGTGACCCCACGGGCCACCGGGTGACGTTGGTACTGAGCGACTGCGCGGGGCCGATGTGGCGCAGCGGCCACATGCAGCGACTGCTGTACCGCTGGGCGGCGACCGCTCCCGTCGCCGTCGTGCAGCCGCTCCCGCAGCGCCTGTGGCTGCGCACCCATCTGCCGGCCCGGCGCGGACTGCTGCGGCGGCGCGAAGGACCCGCCGGGGCACTGGAGTTCCGGCCCGACAAGGGGCGCGTCGAACCGCACGCGCTGCCCGTCCCCGTGCTCGCGCTGCGCCGTCCCTCGGTCGAGAGCTGGGCGCGGCTGGTGTCGGGGGCCACCGGACAGTCGCTGGCCGCGGCCGCGGGCTGGGTGCGCGCCGACCATCCCGCGTCCACAGCGCCGGTACGGGCCGCGGAGGACCTCAGCGGCGAGGATCGCGTCCGCGTCTTCTGGCGTGCCGCCTCCCCGCAGGCCCGTCGGCTCGCCGTGTACCTGTCCGCGGCGCCGCTGTACCTGCCGGTGATGCAGCTCGTCCAGCACGCCATGCTCGCCGGCAGCGGCCCCGAGGTGCTCTCCGAGGTGCTGCTCAGCGGGCTGTTGCGGCGCCGCGAGGACGCCGACGACCCACGGGCCGTGCGCTACGACTTCCTGCCGGGGGTGGCGACGGAACTGCGCGCGCGGCTGGCCGTGGAAGAGGTCGAGCTGCTGTTCAAGCACTGCTCGGAGTACGTGGAGCGCAAGTTCGGGCGCAGCGTGCGCAACTTCCCCGCGCTCGCGGGGGCCTTCCTGCGGGGAGTGGTGGATCCGGAGCGGGACTCCGCGACGCCGTTGTCCGGCCTGGCACAGGAGGAGCCGGCCGGGCTGCGGGCGTTCGCCGAGGTGTCCGCGGAGGTGCTGCGGGACCTGGGCGCCCGGATCCCGGTGGTCCCCTCCTGGCCCGGGGCGAATGCGGGCGAACTGCTCAGCAGAGGTCGGGCAGCGCTCGAACGGTACCGGAACGAAGGGCTCACCAGGGAACTCGACGCCGCGGTGGACTGCCTGCGCAAGGCCCTGGAGGCCGCCCGGCCGGGCCAGGAGCGCACCGGCGCCGCCGAGGAACTGGCGAACGCGCTGCTGTCCCGGTGGCGGGTGCGAAGCGTGGTGGAGGACCTGCGGGACGCACTGGCCGTGCTGGAGGGCGTCGGGACCCGTCGGGCCGTGCTGCTGCGGGGGACGGTCCTGGCGAACTGGGCGGCCGGCCTGGACGGCGCGACGGAGCTGCCCGACGGCGTACGCCGCCGGGCCGAGGCCCGCGCCGACACCGAGCGGACCGTCCTGCGCTGGGCCTTCCACGAAATGATCGAGCGGGCCGACGCGGAACTGACCATCGCGCTCGGCGACGAGTCCGCCGAGGGCCCCGACCTCGCTCTGCGCACGAGCGCGGCCCGGTTGCTGCTGGGCGTACGCCGCGCCCTGGCCGCATCGGGGGCCCAGCTCCCGCTGCCCGGCCCGGAGGGCGAGCCGCACACCTGGTACGTCAGGCACATGAACCGGGCGGTCGAGGCCGCCACCGTGTGGCTCTCGCTCGCCGACCCCGAGCAGGCACATCTGGAACGAGGGCGGCTCCTGCTCGCCCTCGCGCGCCAGTACCTGGGGCAGGGGCTTGTCAGCCGCCTGCCGCAGGACGGCGACAGGGAACGCGCCAACGAGGCCGCCGGTCAGGCCGCCGACGACTTCGTGGAGGCCGTGCACACCGACGAGGCGCTGTCCGACGCCGAGCGCTGCGGCGCCTGGCTGGACATGGCGTCCGCCACCGAGCTCATCCGGCCGGCCCGGGCCGACGACCCGCAACGCGAGCTCGTCCTGTATGCCGTGCAGCAAGCCCTGTCGGCCGCGGGCGAGGACGAGGAGCTGCGGTTCACCTGCCATGCCTGGGCCGCACGGATGCACCGGGCGCGCTACGACGAGACGGGCAGCGACCGCGACATCGACCGCTGCGTCGACGCCTGGCAGGCGGCCGTCCCCCTGCTCGACGAGGACGACGGCCGCCGCCCCGGCGTACTGACGGAGTACGGCACCGCGCTGCTCGACCGGGGGAAGGAACTGGCCGCGGCGGCCGACATCGAGAACGCGGTACGCGTCCTGCGGTCCGCGGTCGAGGACACGCCCGAGGCGGACGACGACCTGGCGGTGCGGCGGACGCACCTCGGGTTCGCCTATGCCCTGCGCTACGAACACAGCCGGGTTCTCTCCGACCTCTACGAGGCCGACTGGATACTCGGCGAAGTCGCCAGGAACGCGGACGCGCCGCACATCGTCCTGGCCGCCCTGTTCCAGCGGGGCCTGATCGCGACGGAGACCTACGAGCGCAGTGGCACCCTCAGCCACCTGCACCGTGCCGCCGAGATCTACCAGGACGCCGTGGAAACCGCTCTGGAGGTCGGGGACCAGGAGGGCGCGGCCGACGCGCGGCAGCAAAGGGGCGCGGTCTTCGAGCGGCTGAACCATCTTCGGACGGCGCTGCGCGAGTACCGCGAGGCCCTGGACCTCACCGCCGACCCGGCCCGCGGCGAGGACCTCCGCACGCGCATCGCCCGCCTGGAAACCGGAACGGCCGCCGAGTGACCGCCCCTGTCGACGACTCCCGCATACCCCTCCCCGAGATCGCGGCACCGGACCACACCGACCACCCGGTATTGGCGGTGATCCTCGCCGAACTCCGCCGACGACAGGACGAGCCGAGCGTCGTGGCCCACTACGAGGACGCCCCGTGACCACACATCCCCGGTGGCCGCACGCTCTCCTGGACACGCGACGGCAGCGGCCCGTCCCCTTCCGGCAGTTCGTGCTGAAGGTCCACGGCCGCTGCAACCTCGACTGCGGGTACTGCTACCTCTACCGGGGCCAGGACCAAGGCTGGCGGGACCGGCCGGCCCGCGTCGCCGAGCGCACCATGCACCGCACGGCGACCCGCATCGCCGACCACGTCCGTACCCACGGTCTCGACCGGGTCCGCATCGAACTCCACGGTGGCGAACCACTCCTCACCGGCCCCGGCCCTGTGCTCGCCTACACGCGCGCGGTGCGCGCCGCCGTCCCCGCCGACTGCGCGGTCACCGCCACCGTCCAGACCAACGGCACGCGCCTGACCGCCCCCGTCCTCGACCGCCTCGCCGAGGAGGGAGTCAGGGTCGGCCTCAGCCTCGACGGGGGCCGTGCCGGGCACAACGCGCGCCGCGTCGACCACGCCGGCCGTCCGGCCTGGCCCGCCGCCCGCGCCGCCGCCCGCAGGCTCGCCGAGCGGCCGGAGTCGTACGCCGGAATCCTCTGCACGATCGACCTGGCCGCGGACCCCCTCGACGTCTACCACTCGCTCCTCGAACTGGCCCCTCCGGGCGTCGACTTCCTGCTGCCGCACGCCAACTGGCGGTACCCGCCCCCGGGCATCCCCGGCCTGCGGCCCGGCCGCCACCGCCCCCGCCCCACGCCGTACGGCGACTGGCTCACCGCCGTCTTCGACGCCTGGTGGGACGCCGACCGGCCGCTCACGCGCATCCGGCTCTTCCAGGAGATCGCCGCCCTGCTGCTCGGCGCCCCGAGCGCGGCCGAGGCCGTCGGGCTGTCCCCGGTGGCGGCCGTCGTCGTCGAGACCGACGGCGCCGTCGAGCAGGTCGACTCACTGCGGTCGGCCTACGCGGGCGCCTCCGAAACCGGACTGGACGTCTTCCGGCACTCCTTCGACCAGGCCCTGCGCCACCCCGGCGTCGCCGCACGGCAGTTGGGCGAGCGGGCGCTGGCCGAGGAGTGTGTGGCGTGTCCCGTGGGGAAGGTGTGCGGGGGTGGCAACTACGTGCACCGGTACGCGCCCGGGACCGGGTTCCGGCACCCCAGCGTCTACTGCGCCGACCTGGAGCGGCTGATCCGGCACATCGCGGGGCGCCTGGAGCGGACCGTCCGCGGGCCCGCGTGAGGTCACCCCCGCACGGCTCGCCGAAATAGGACCAACTCGGCGGTAGTAGAGCCGTTTTGACGCACAATTGAATAACCTGTGCACAGTCGTGACCAGGTTCGGTTGAGGGGACTGCAGGATGTCGGCGGAGCTCGGACACGTCACGGTGGTCTTCGCGGGACAGAGTGAGTCCTGGGCCAAGTGGATCGATCACCAGGTCCGGGCGGCCGGCCGCGCCACCACGCTGGTGCGCTGGAATCCGCTGCGACGCCTGCCCAACGGGACCCTGTCGGAGCTGCTCAGCGCCCCGGACCGGATCCTGCTCGTCATCGACGACTGGTACGAGCGGCTGGGCCGCACGCGGTTCGAGGCCTGGGCGGAGGTCCTGCGCGAGGCCCTGCCCCAGTACCGCGACCGCCTCGCCGCCGTGAGCATCACCGCACGGCCCATGCCCGAGGCCGTCATCGCCCTGGCCCCCGTCGAACTGCGCGGCCTGAGGCCCGAAGTGGCGCGCAGCCGTGTCCTGGAGTGCGCGGGCGTCCCCGCCCCGAACACCCTCGTCGACCTGCGCCGCGGCCCCCGTTTCCCGGACGACCCGCCGGACGTGTGGCGGGTCCCGCGCCGCAACCGCCGCTTCATCGGCCGCACCGAACTCCTCGAGAAGGTGTACGGCGCCTTCTCCGCGGCCGGCCGCGACGGCGCCGCGGTCGCCCTGCTCGGCCCCGGCGGCCTGGGCAAGACTCAGCTGGCCCTGGAGTACGTCCACCGGTACGCCGGCGAGTACGACATCGTCTGGTGGGTCCACGCATCCCAACGTGTCACCGCGCGCCAGCAGTTCGCGGAACTCGCCCCCGAGATGAGCCTCGGGGAAGCCGGCGGGGACCTGTCGGCGACCATCAAGGCCGTACGGCGGGAACTCGACGCCACCCAACGCCCCTGGCTGCTGGTCCTGGACGGTGCCGCAGGCGACCCCCGGCGGCTGACCGACCTCGTACCCGGCGGACGCGGCCACGTCCTGATCACCACCCACCGCAGCGAGTGGGGAGCGCACGCCGAGACCATCGCCGTACCGCCCTTCGAACGCCCGGAGAGCGTCGCCTTCGTACGCCGCCGGGCCGCACGGCTGACCGAGGACCAGGCCGAGCGTCTCGCCGAGGCCGTGCAGGACATGCCGCTGCTCCTCGACCAGATGGCGGCCTGGCTGGACCTCAACCCCACCGTGTCCGTGAACGAGTACATACGCGACATCCAGGACGGCAGGCCGGACCGGTTCGGTGTCATGGCGTCCGGCGAGTACCCGCAGAGCTTCGAGGTGGCCTGGTCCCTGCTCGTCAACACCCTGCGCGAGGGCTCCGAACCCGCCTGGCAGCTGCTCAACCTGCTCGTCTGCTTCTCGCCCGACGTGGTGCCGGTACGGCTGCTGCAG
The nucleotide sequence above comes from Streptomyces sp. NL15-2K. Encoded proteins:
- a CDS encoding SAV_2336 N-terminal domain-related protein codes for the protein MASRAPGIPADDVSDVLAALVARLRDAGLTPGVEELADALWLAHWLPAPESPPGRTPARASEATRSPADGPDPLPAGPRTTPDPADGADRQPDGARLFAPGPGEAATGVRTAPVRVPAAPALPEPLALQAGLRPLQRYRAPVRPVPRVLDERATAERAAESGLVVPVLRTERRREARLLLLMDVSTSTVVWQQALDELRQVCERAGAFREVQVHYLHEAPGGLPGWAPAPEHTGPLHAPEQLSDPTGHRVTLVLSDCAGPMWRSGHMQRLLYRWAATAPVAVVQPLPQRLWLRTHLPARRGLLRRREGPAGALEFRPDKGRVEPHALPVPVLALRRPSVESWARLVSGATGQSLAAAAGWVRADHPASTAPVRAAEDLSGEDRVRVFWRAASPQARRLAVYLSAAPLYLPVMQLVQHAMLAGSGPEVLSEVLLSGLLRRREDADDPRAVRYDFLPGVATELRARLAVEEVELLFKHCSEYVERKFGRSVRNFPALAGAFLRGVVDPERDSATPLSGLAQEEPAGLRAFAEVSAEVLRDLGARIPVVPSWPGANAGELLSRGRAALERYRNEGLTRELDAAVDCLRKALEAARPGQERTGAAEELANALLSRWRVRSVVEDLRDALAVLEGVGTRRAVLLRGTVLANWAAGLDGATELPDGVRRRAEARADTERTVLRWAFHEMIERADAELTIALGDESAEGPDLALRTSAARLLLGVRRALAASGAQLPLPGPEGEPHTWYVRHMNRAVEAATVWLSLADPEQAHLERGRLLLALARQYLGQGLVSRLPQDGDRERANEAAGQAADDFVEAVHTDEALSDAERCGAWLDMASATELIRPARADDPQRELVLYAVQQALSAAGEDEELRFTCHAWAARMHRARYDETGSDRDIDRCVDAWQAAVPLLDEDDGRRPGVLTEYGTALLDRGKELAAAADIENAVRVLRSAVEDTPEADDDLAVRRTHLGFAYALRYEHSRVLSDLYEADWILGEVARNADAPHIVLAALFQRGLIATETYERSGTLSHLHRAAEIYQDAVETALEVGDQEGAADARQQRGAVFERLNHLRTALREYREALDLTADPARGEDLRTRIARLETGTAAE
- a CDS encoding FxsB family cyclophane-forming radical SAM/SPASM peptide maturase, which produces MTTHPRWPHALLDTRRQRPVPFRQFVLKVHGRCNLDCGYCYLYRGQDQGWRDRPARVAERTMHRTATRIADHVRTHGLDRVRIELHGGEPLLTGPGPVLAYTRAVRAAVPADCAVTATVQTNGTRLTAPVLDRLAEEGVRVGLSLDGGRAGHNARRVDHAGRPAWPAARAAARRLAERPESYAGILCTIDLAADPLDVYHSLLELAPPGVDFLLPHANWRYPPPGIPGLRPGRHRPRPTPYGDWLTAVFDAWWDADRPLTRIRLFQEIAALLLGAPSAAEAVGLSPVAAVVVETDGAVEQVDSLRSAYAGASETGLDVFRHSFDQALRHPGVAARQLGERALAEECVACPVGKVCGGGNYVHRYAPGTGFRHPSVYCADLERLIRHIAGRLERTVRGPA